From a region of the Pongo pygmaeus isolate AG05252 chromosome 5, NHGRI_mPonPyg2-v2.0_pri, whole genome shotgun sequence genome:
- the VWA7 gene encoding von Willebrand factor A domain-containing protein 7 isoform X1, whose translation MLPTEVPQSHPGSSALLLLQLLLPPTSAFFPNIWSLLAAPGSITHQDLTEEAALNVTLQLFLEQPPPGRPPLRLEDFLGRTLLADDLFAAYFGPGSSRRFRAALGEVSRANAAQDFLPTSRNDPDLHFDAERLSQGRTHLVGALRETVVAARALDHTLARQRLGAALHALQDFYSHSNWVELGEQQPHPHLLWPRQELQNLAQVADPTCSDCKELSCPGNWLGFTLLTSGYFGTHPPKPPGKCSHGGHFDRSSSQPPRGGINKDSTSPGFSPHHMLHLQAAKLALLASIQAFGLLRSRLGDRDFSRLLDITPASSLSFVLDTTGSMGEEINAAKIQARHIVEQRRGSPMEPVHYVLVPFHDPGFGPVFTTSDPDSFWQQLNEIHALGGGDEPEMCLSALQLALLHTPPLSDIFVFTDASPKDAFLTNQVESLTQEQRCRVTFLVTEDTSRVQGRARREILSPLRFEPYKAVALASGGEVIFTKDQHIRDVAAIVGESMAALVTLPLDPPVVVPRKPLVFTVDGLLQKITVRIHGDISSFWIKNPAGVSQGQEEGMGPLGHTRRFGQFWMVTMDDPPQTGTWEIQVTAEDTPGVRVQAQTSLDFLFHFGIPVEDGPHPGLYPLTQPVAGLQTQLLVEVTGLGSRANPGDPQPHFSHVILRGVPEGAELGQVPLESVGPPERGLLAASLPPTLLSTPRPFSLELIGQDAAGRRLHRAAPQPSTVVPVLLELSGPSGFLAPGSKVPLSLRIASFSGPQDLDLRTSVNPSFSLTSNLSRAHLELNESAWGRLWLEVPDSAAPDSVVMVTVTAAGREANPVPPTYAFLRLLVLAPAPQDQHATPTGSSDPILTTATPAFSPFTLVTQDRAGAGLVGSPWWGTVGGVLLLLGLASW comes from the exons ATGCTCCCCACGGAAGTCCCCCAGTCCCACCCGGGCTCCTCAGCATTGcttctgctgcagctgctgctgccccCCACATCTGCCTTCTTCCCCAACATCTGGAGCCTGCTGGCTGCCCCTGGCTCCATCACCCACCAAGACCTGACTGAGGAGGCAGCACTCAACGTCACCCTGCAGCTCTTCCTGGAGCAGCCACCCCCAGGTCGCCCCCCTCTTCGTCTTGAGGACTTCCTG GGTCGAACACTCCTTGCTGATGACCTCTTTGCCGCCTACTTTGGACCTGGTTCTTCTCGGCGGTTCCGAGCAGCCTTAGGTGAGGTGTCTCGTGCCAATGCAGCCCAGGACTTCCTGCCGACTTCCAGGAATGACCCCGACCTGCACTTTGATGCTGAGCGACTGAGTCAGGGACGCACGCACCTGGTAGGGGCTCTGCGGGAGACCGTGGTGGCAGCCAGAGCCCTTGACCACACCCTGGCTCGCCAGCGCCTCGGGGCTGCACTTCATGCCCTGCAG GATTTCTACAGTCATAGCAACTGGGTGGAGCTGGGCGAGCAGCAGCCACACCCTCACCTACTCTGGCCAAGGCAGGAGCTCCAGAACCTGGCACAAG TGGCCGATCCTACCTGCTCCGATTGCAAGGAGTTGAGCTGCCCCGGGAATTGGCTGGGCTTCACACTCCTCACCTCTGGCTACTTTGGAACTCATCCCCCGAAACCTCCAG GGAAATGTAGCCATGGGGGCCATTTTGACCGGAGCAGCTCCCAGCCACCGAGGGGAGGCATCAACAAGGACAGCACATCCCCAGGCTTCTCCCCTCACCACATGCTGCACCTCCAGGCTGCAAAATTGGCCCTTCTAGCCTCCATCCAGGCCTTCGGCCTTCTGCGAAGCCGCCTGGGAGACAGGGATTTCTCCAG GCTGCTGGACATcaccccagcctccagcctgaGCTTTGTCCTGGACACCACGGGCAGCATGGGTGAGGAGATCAACGCTGCCAAAATCCAGGCTCGTCACATTGTGGAGCAGCGGAGAGGCAGCCCCATGGAGCCTGTCCACTATGTCCTGGTGCCTTTTCATGACCCAG gGTTTGGCCCTGTCTTTACAACCAGTGACCCTGACAGCTTCTGGCAACAGCTTAATGAGATCCATGCCTTGGGGGGTGGAGACGAGCCTGAGATGTGCCTGTCAGCCCTGCAG CTGGCCCTGCTGCACACACCTCCACTCTCAGATATCTTTGTCTTCACGGATGCCTCCCCCAAGGATGCCTTTCTCACCAACCAGGTGGAATCCCTGACTCAGGAGCAGCGCTGCCGG GTAACATTCCTGGTGACTGAAGATACATCAAGGGTTCAGGGCCGAGCTCGGCGTGAGATCCTGTCCCCTCTGCGTTTTGAGCCATACAAAGCAGTGGCCCTGGCCTCAGGAGGAGAGGTGATCTTCACCAAAGACCAGCACATTCGAGACGTGGCAGCCATTGTTGGGGAGAGCATGGCTGCCCTG GTGACTCTTCCCCTGGACCCTCCTGTTGTGGTGCCTAGGAAGCCACTTGTGTTCACTGTGGATGGGCTGCTCCAGAAGATCACAGTCCGGATCCACGGAGACATCAGCAGCTTCTGGATCAAGAACCCTGCAG GGGTCTCCCAGGGCCAGGAGGAAGGCATGGGTCCTCTAGGTCACACTCGCCGCTTTGGGCAGTTCTGGATGGTGACCATGGATGACCCTCCACAGACAGGAACCTGGGAGATCCAGGTCACAGCTGAGGACACCCCTGGGGTGAGAGTGCAAG CCCAGACCTCCCTGGACTTCCTCTTCCACTTTGGGATCCCCGTGGAGGATGGACCCCACCCTGGCCTCTACCCCCTGACTCAGCCAGTTGCAG GTCTTCAGACCCAGCTGCTGGTAGAAGTGACAGGGTTGGGTTCCAGAGCCAATCCTGGGGATCCTCAGCCGCATTTCTCCCACGTCATCCTTCGAGGGGTCCCAGAGGGTGCCGAACTAGGCCAGGTGCCCTTGGAGTCCGTGGGACCTCCGGAGCGAGGTCTCCTCGCAGCCTCGCTGCCGCCCACGCTGCTTTCCACCCCTAGACCCTTCTCCCTGGAGCTGATTGGCCAGGACGCAGCGGGGCGGCGCCTGCACAGGGCTGCCCCTCAGCCTAGCACCGTAGTCCCTGTCCTTCTGGAG CTTAGTGGCCCCTCGGGTTTCTTGGCCCCGGGCAGCAAAGTCCCGCTCAGTCTCCGCATCGCCAGCTTCTCGGGCCCTCAGGATCTTGACCTTAGGACTTCCGTCAACCCCAGCTTCTCCCTCACCTCCAACCTCTCCAG GGCTCACCTGGAACTGAATGAGTCGGCCTGGGGCCGCCTGTGGCTGGAGGTCCCAGATTCAGCGGCCCCGGATTCCGTGGTGATGGTGACTGTGACTGCAGCGGGACGAGAAGCCAACCCAGTACCCCCGACTTATGCTTTCCTCCGGCTCCTGGTATTGGCCCCAGCCCCGCAG GACCAGCACGCCACCCCTACCGGCTCATCTGACCCGATCCTCACCACGGCCACCCCTGCCTTTTCGCCCTTCACATTGGTGACTCAAgacagggctggggcagggctggTGGGCAGTCCCTGGTGGGGCACGGTTGGAGGGGTGCTGCTTCTGCTAGGCCTGGCCTCCTGGTGA
- the VWA7 gene encoding von Willebrand factor A domain-containing protein 7 isoform X2: MLPTEVPQSHPGSSALLLLQLLLPPTSAFFPNIWSLLAAPGSITHQDLTEEAALNVTLQLFLEQPPPGRPPLRLEDFLGRTLLADDLFAAYFGPGSSRRFRAALGEVSRANAAQDFLPTSRNDPDLHFDAERLSQGRTHLVGALRETVVAARALDHTLARQRLGAALHALQDFYSHSNWVELGEQQPHPHLLWPRQELQNLAQVADPTCSDCKELSCPGNWLGFTLLTSGYFGTHPPKPPASIQAFGLLRSRLGDRDFSRLLDITPASSLSFVLDTTGSMGEEINAAKIQARHIVEQRRGSPMEPVHYVLVPFHDPGFGPVFTTSDPDSFWQQLNEIHALGGGDEPEMCLSALQLALLHTPPLSDIFVFTDASPKDAFLTNQVESLTQEQRCRVTFLVTEDTSRVQGRARREILSPLRFEPYKAVALASGGEVIFTKDQHIRDVAAIVGESMAALVTLPLDPPVVVPRKPLVFTVDGLLQKITVRIHGDISSFWIKNPAGVSQGQEEGMGPLGHTRRFGQFWMVTMDDPPQTGTWEIQVTAEDTPGVRVQAQTSLDFLFHFGIPVEDGPHPGLYPLTQPVAGLQTQLLVEVTGLGSRANPGDPQPHFSHVILRGVPEGAELGQVPLESVGPPERGLLAASLPPTLLSTPRPFSLELIGQDAAGRRLHRAAPQPSTVVPVLLELSGPSGFLAPGSKVPLSLRIASFSGPQDLDLRTSVNPSFSLTSNLSRAHLELNESAWGRLWLEVPDSAAPDSVVMVTVTAAGREANPVPPTYAFLRLLVLAPAPQDQHATPTGSSDPILTTATPAFSPFTLVTQDRAGAGLVGSPWWGTVGGVLLLLGLASW, encoded by the exons ATGCTCCCCACGGAAGTCCCCCAGTCCCACCCGGGCTCCTCAGCATTGcttctgctgcagctgctgctgccccCCACATCTGCCTTCTTCCCCAACATCTGGAGCCTGCTGGCTGCCCCTGGCTCCATCACCCACCAAGACCTGACTGAGGAGGCAGCACTCAACGTCACCCTGCAGCTCTTCCTGGAGCAGCCACCCCCAGGTCGCCCCCCTCTTCGTCTTGAGGACTTCCTG GGTCGAACACTCCTTGCTGATGACCTCTTTGCCGCCTACTTTGGACCTGGTTCTTCTCGGCGGTTCCGAGCAGCCTTAGGTGAGGTGTCTCGTGCCAATGCAGCCCAGGACTTCCTGCCGACTTCCAGGAATGACCCCGACCTGCACTTTGATGCTGAGCGACTGAGTCAGGGACGCACGCACCTGGTAGGGGCTCTGCGGGAGACCGTGGTGGCAGCCAGAGCCCTTGACCACACCCTGGCTCGCCAGCGCCTCGGGGCTGCACTTCATGCCCTGCAG GATTTCTACAGTCATAGCAACTGGGTGGAGCTGGGCGAGCAGCAGCCACACCCTCACCTACTCTGGCCAAGGCAGGAGCTCCAGAACCTGGCACAAG TGGCCGATCCTACCTGCTCCGATTGCAAGGAGTTGAGCTGCCCCGGGAATTGGCTGGGCTTCACACTCCTCACCTCTGGCTACTTTGGAACTCATCCCCCGAAACCTCCAG CCTCCATCCAGGCCTTCGGCCTTCTGCGAAGCCGCCTGGGAGACAGGGATTTCTCCAG GCTGCTGGACATcaccccagcctccagcctgaGCTTTGTCCTGGACACCACGGGCAGCATGGGTGAGGAGATCAACGCTGCCAAAATCCAGGCTCGTCACATTGTGGAGCAGCGGAGAGGCAGCCCCATGGAGCCTGTCCACTATGTCCTGGTGCCTTTTCATGACCCAG gGTTTGGCCCTGTCTTTACAACCAGTGACCCTGACAGCTTCTGGCAACAGCTTAATGAGATCCATGCCTTGGGGGGTGGAGACGAGCCTGAGATGTGCCTGTCAGCCCTGCAG CTGGCCCTGCTGCACACACCTCCACTCTCAGATATCTTTGTCTTCACGGATGCCTCCCCCAAGGATGCCTTTCTCACCAACCAGGTGGAATCCCTGACTCAGGAGCAGCGCTGCCGG GTAACATTCCTGGTGACTGAAGATACATCAAGGGTTCAGGGCCGAGCTCGGCGTGAGATCCTGTCCCCTCTGCGTTTTGAGCCATACAAAGCAGTGGCCCTGGCCTCAGGAGGAGAGGTGATCTTCACCAAAGACCAGCACATTCGAGACGTGGCAGCCATTGTTGGGGAGAGCATGGCTGCCCTG GTGACTCTTCCCCTGGACCCTCCTGTTGTGGTGCCTAGGAAGCCACTTGTGTTCACTGTGGATGGGCTGCTCCAGAAGATCACAGTCCGGATCCACGGAGACATCAGCAGCTTCTGGATCAAGAACCCTGCAG GGGTCTCCCAGGGCCAGGAGGAAGGCATGGGTCCTCTAGGTCACACTCGCCGCTTTGGGCAGTTCTGGATGGTGACCATGGATGACCCTCCACAGACAGGAACCTGGGAGATCCAGGTCACAGCTGAGGACACCCCTGGGGTGAGAGTGCAAG CCCAGACCTCCCTGGACTTCCTCTTCCACTTTGGGATCCCCGTGGAGGATGGACCCCACCCTGGCCTCTACCCCCTGACTCAGCCAGTTGCAG GTCTTCAGACCCAGCTGCTGGTAGAAGTGACAGGGTTGGGTTCCAGAGCCAATCCTGGGGATCCTCAGCCGCATTTCTCCCACGTCATCCTTCGAGGGGTCCCAGAGGGTGCCGAACTAGGCCAGGTGCCCTTGGAGTCCGTGGGACCTCCGGAGCGAGGTCTCCTCGCAGCCTCGCTGCCGCCCACGCTGCTTTCCACCCCTAGACCCTTCTCCCTGGAGCTGATTGGCCAGGACGCAGCGGGGCGGCGCCTGCACAGGGCTGCCCCTCAGCCTAGCACCGTAGTCCCTGTCCTTCTGGAG CTTAGTGGCCCCTCGGGTTTCTTGGCCCCGGGCAGCAAAGTCCCGCTCAGTCTCCGCATCGCCAGCTTCTCGGGCCCTCAGGATCTTGACCTTAGGACTTCCGTCAACCCCAGCTTCTCCCTCACCTCCAACCTCTCCAG GGCTCACCTGGAACTGAATGAGTCGGCCTGGGGCCGCCTGTGGCTGGAGGTCCCAGATTCAGCGGCCCCGGATTCCGTGGTGATGGTGACTGTGACTGCAGCGGGACGAGAAGCCAACCCAGTACCCCCGACTTATGCTTTCCTCCGGCTCCTGGTATTGGCCCCAGCCCCGCAG GACCAGCACGCCACCCCTACCGGCTCATCTGACCCGATCCTCACCACGGCCACCCCTGCCTTTTCGCCCTTCACATTGGTGACTCAAgacagggctggggcagggctggTGGGCAGTCCCTGGTGGGGCACGGTTGGAGGGGTGCTGCTTCTGCTAGGCCTGGCCTCCTGGTGA